From the Oscillatoria sp. FACHB-1407 genome, one window contains:
- a CDS encoding DMT family transporter, giving the protein MDGRSIYLLAALAGGAVLPVQVALNTLLKRYVGEPMQVTFISYLVGTLSSLTICFGAQYPLPAVTTLTQTSWWMWIGGCLGTLYVWSTIFTTPKIGAALALALTIAGQMIAALFLDHFGAIGLTKYSASPERIAGVIFVIIGVSLVAHAKS; this is encoded by the coding sequence ATGGACGGACGTAGTATTTACTTGCTTGCAGCATTGGCGGGAGGGGCAGTTTTACCCGTTCAAGTTGCCCTCAACACGCTGCTGAAGCGATATGTGGGTGAACCGATGCAGGTAACGTTCATCTCATACTTAGTAGGTACTCTTTCGTCACTGACTATCTGCTTCGGTGCTCAATATCCTCTACCTGCTGTGACAACTCTAACTCAAACATCCTGGTGGATGTGGATTGGAGGATGTTTGGGCACGTTATATGTTTGGTCAACCATTTTTACAACACCGAAAATTGGAGCAGCACTAGCTCTGGCACTGACGATCGCCGGTCAGATGATCGCTGCTTTATTTTTGGATCATTTTGGGGCGATCGGGCTGACAAAATACTCTGCCAGTCCAGAGCGTATTGCAGGGGTGATTTTCGTAATTATCGGAGTATCCCTAGTTGCCCATGCCAAAAGTTAG
- a CDS encoding antibiotic biosynthesis monooxygenase yields the protein MLDNPPIIETEENQQVTAIISHVVRPGREQGYEEWFHGIAADARKFKGHLGVSTIRPHEHNHPEYVAILKFDHYDNLKTWLESDIRREWIERLQPLIVKPESIQTLTGLETWFTLPHQLLKAPPRYKMALVSWLGVFVTLAILSRLIAPLLEGLPVLLHQLITTGLVVLILTYGVMPQLTKLFKNWLYPKMES from the coding sequence ATGTTAGATAACCCACCTATCATTGAGACGGAAGAAAACCAGCAAGTCACTGCCATTATTTCTCATGTTGTCCGTCCCGGACGTGAGCAGGGCTACGAGGAATGGTTTCATGGCATTGCTGCCGATGCACGCAAATTCAAAGGGCATTTGGGGGTTAGCACAATTCGCCCCCATGAACACAATCACCCTGAGTATGTCGCTATTCTCAAGTTCGATCACTATGACAACCTCAAAACCTGGCTGGAGTCGGATATTCGGCGGGAATGGATTGAACGGTTACAACCCTTGATTGTAAAACCAGAATCCATTCAAACCCTGACGGGCTTGGAAACCTGGTTTACGCTGCCTCATCAACTGCTCAAAGCACCCCCTCGTTACAAAATGGCATTGGTTTCATGGTTGGGAGTTTTTGTCACCCTGGCAATTCTGAGTCGTCTAATAGCCCCACTTCTAGAAGGATTACCTGTATTACTGCATCAATTGATTACAACTGGGCTGGTAGTGCTTATTCTCACGTATGGGGTGATGCCACAACTCACAAAGCTATTTAAGAACTGGCTTTATCCCAAAATGGAATCGTAA